AGTCCTTATCTTTAATCAAACTTTcatgataattaattttagttactttcaattactttttccagttttaataaaatattaataaatttcaactCAATACTTTGGTGAGAACTACAAGTAAATATAgcattgattttattaatttcttcttttcaaaaatttatcttgaaaatttgataaaattatgagGGATCATTTGTGAAATTATTCCTTTCTTTTAGTTGACGTTAGAACAgctggactaaaatgaaataatatcacaaatggtccctcaaaattttatcaaaatttcaagataaattctttaaaaaaatagacaaatttaataaaataaatgccaCATTTACTTGTAGTTCCAACCAATTTCTTGGCTTAAAACCTAATAAATATTGTAttgaaactgaaaaaaaaaattgaaagtaactgtcatgaaaatttgataaaacaTAGGGACAAATCATAATATTTATAGAAGACGGCACCCGGAGGTGCCGACTTCAAAGTTGGGTActgcccttttttttaaattttgtttataactgaaaataattaaaatcagtTAAATGAAAATTTGGCAAAATATAGGGACTATTTATGATATTTTTCCATTTCTAATTTGagtctaaaatatatatatacatagaagATGGCACCGACTTTGAAAGTTGGCTACCTCAAGCGCCGATTTTAGCTATTTCGTTAATAAATTTTCAACCTAATCTACTTTGCTAGTCTATTGATAGAGGCCCACAATTTGACCTAATATGAGAGATCACAAAAAGCCAACAAAAGAGAtcaaagaaaaaggactaaaacgACCAAAATTTCAACTATCTCACACAACAAATTCTAACAACAGTCCTAAGTTTTTAGTCATCCACAGAGGCAAAGCAATCGTTTGAGACTATTTAGTGACATAGGAGACCAAAGATAATCCAATCACGAAAGCCTTGAGGCGGGCTCATACACCTTAGAGCTACTTTGCAAACTTGGAGCACTAGAGGGTCCCGGAAATCACCCTGTGTAAAGGTCAAACACCCTTTTCGAAAGAGTCTAAACTCaacatttaatttaacttgaTAGGAAAGAATAAACTTACTTTTATTATTCATATAacaaacaaatttatttttatgactcatataaaataataaaacatctaATCATATCTAATCACATTCATAGTCTGTACTAACATCAGAAGTGAGTTTAGTTCTTCTatcatctttgttttttttttagttttgtaaCACTTTATCTCCATCTATTCAATCTTTTGTTTAACATCATCACGTGAGCTGTCAAGATTGTCTTCTAGATGTCTTTTCCTGCGAAATGTTCTAAGTTGATGTACTTTCTATTGCACTGCTAAAAAATCATGCATAGTCTTGTGACCATTCTTTTGGATCTGATATATTTGACTGGTAGCCTTCTAATATCTTTTTTAACTGTTCTTGATAAAGTGTCGGTAATTTAATCCTTAGGTTATTAATTTAAACgcataaaatatgcaaaataaacatCATAGTTTATAATATGCTGACGGCAGCAGCTCCCGTTCAACTAGCTTTATAGCTTAAACCCCTCCTTCGAAACAGAATCCATTTGGTCAGCTAAACCTTTTATCCTAATTCCCCAGCTCCAAACACTCACTGACTCTGACTGTATAGCCGACAAGGTATTCTCTCTTGTCTTCATTTATTCTTTTTCTTACTATGTCACAGGCTTTCCTTGTCTCGCTTGCGACACCCAGAAAATTGGAAAACAAAACTGAAAAAAAGTTTGAGAATTTTAGTTGATGAAAATGTCCAAGCAAATGAAACCCAAGTGCTGGGTTCTCACTAAGAAactgaaaatgttttttttttctttttcacttttagAAGCAGAAAGTTATTAGCTTTAGTTGAAAAAATAGGGTCTGGTTATTGATGTTAAGTCCactatttttttaagtaaatttacACGTACACATGTACTTGGGTTTTCAACTTGGGGGTTAAACTAAATCATCTGATTATTAGAAATGGCTTACGAAAAATGGTGTCGTTCTACAATGTTTCCTTCTTCCTCCAATTTTTTGTCAAGCGAAGTGTTCGATAAAATGCTTCACTGATGAAAAAGTAAGGCCTTTCAAATTCTTTCATCTTTTCGTCGAGCGAGGTGTTCGATAAAATGCTTCACTGTTGAAAAAGAAAGCCTTTCAAATTCTAACGTTTGTGATGTTTTTTATCTTGTGGTTGATTTTGATAGTTTGTTTGGGATGTAGTGATTTATAGTAAGAATGGAAATCAAAGATGATGAAGTGAAGAAAGCGCAAGTCGTGGAAGCCAGGGCAAGAAATATCAGCCACAACGTGCGATGTACAGAATGTGGGAGTCAGTCTATTGAAGATTCACAAGCAGATATCGCAATTCTCCTCAGAAAGGTACACTCTTTTGTTCTCTTCCTAATGGTTATGTAAAAAGCCAAGTTATTTCCTTCTGCATTTGCATCCAAATGAAATCGGTGCTTGTTAATAAATTTTTTCAGTGCTATTAtctcattaaataaaataaaaatagtttcttGGTAGAATTTATCACTTAAATGTTCTCAAATTCCTAACTTCTAATATTATTGCACACTTTGGACTTTTTTTAGGGTGGTGGAACTGGTTGATCAAGTTTTTGTCAACATGGTGAAATGGTTACTTCATTGAACTAGTAGTTTGTCGGTTAATGGCTTGCTTTTACGCCTTTGTTGTTTTATCatattttgttttcttctaaTCTGTAGATCTGCAATTGGATCGTTTCTTGTTCTGTGTGTTGTTTAGCTTCTCCATGTTCTAATATTTCTAAAACTCCGAACTCTCTGCATTCCATGGAACTCTAGTATTGTTTCATCTACCCTCTGTTTAGTAATTAAAACTATGAACTGTCTTTTGTGTTGCAAAATGAATCATGTGCTAGCTTTCATTTTTGTTTGTCTATACTTTTGTGCTTATCTTATAGCAACTtccaactttttattttattattgcagTTAATTCGTGATGAGATTCGAGCTGGAAAGAGTGACAAAGAGATTTATAAAAAGCTTGAAGAGGATTACGGTGAGACGGTACTTTATGCCCCAAAGTTTGATCTGCAGACTGCAGCCTTGTGGCTATCACCGGTTAGTCTAAAATCTTAAGACCTCTCTGGTGGTATTGTAATCTGTacccacatttcatatttaaactaAAATAGAAGGATGTTGGGGACAGCTGCTTGTTGCAGGTGCTGCTGGTGGTATGTGGGCTTACAATAAACACAGACAAAAGACTAACGTGCACATCATGGCTTTGAATCTTGTTAGAGGTGTTCCACTGACCCCAAAGGAGAAGGAAACTATGCTAGACTTGCTCACACCTCCTCCTCCACAAGGTGTTACTCCTTCCTCCTTGTGGAGTCGATGGCGAGGTTGGTGATGGGTTTTTTTCCTATCTTTTCCTTGATGGACCTTGAAGTTTCTTTCATTGGTGAATAATCTCATATCGTGACCAGGGTGAGATAATCGGAACAgatgcaaatataatataattccAATAATCAACTATAGGATGCAATTTCACTTTAATAATAGTATAACTTTTGATGTTAATTTTACGATGCATGTATACGATACCCTACCTCATTCTTGCTCTGGTTTTGCTTCTGTTTCTTGGATCTTCGAATTTGAAACTTCTTTGGGTTGGTTTATCGGACGCTTTTATTTGGTTCTTAGATTTCACTGGCCATTGCTGCTCCAATAATTACATTTGTTCGGTGAGAGACCTTTGTTCAGTCAGTTCCAGCACCACAAAATTAGGTTTTTGCCTTTACTTCTGTTATGTTAATATTTAAGGGTTTTATTGGTGATGTTAATTTTCTGAATATTTTTAATGGATTAGTTGATAGAAAAAAAGTTCAGTATCAATTTAGAACAAAAAAATGGATTAGTTGATAGAAAAAAAGTTCAGTATCAATTTAGAACAAAAAAAAGCCTTAAGTACTAATTTGGAAGAAATGCACAAGATGAGTACTAATGTTATATTTAACccaaacaaaaattaactaaaaatttcgGTCCCTCTCCCGCTCTGGCCGGTTGCCTTCACCTTTTGCTGCCTCCGCTAATGCTCTTACTCCCttcttaaaacaaaatttaaaaaatgaaaaaagatcCAACGATCCCTAATTGTCCAGCCGTATCTAACGGTCAATAATTAACTAATCTCGCTATTAAACGAAAATCAAACTATAGTGGTCAACCATATCTCAAGAGATGAAAGCTGATCAAATACGGTTACTCTCTCGTTGGATTTCTAAggaaattaaaaaattgtttgTTTCTTATAGCTTTTGTTCCAAGTGCTGAGATCACATCAGATCAGATCGATTCAGGTAAGCTTCAAGAAAGGTCATCTAATTCAACTGTTTTAAGGAATTTATGTTTGATAAATCAAGCAGCTGATAATGATTTTTCGTTGTTCTTCGGTTCCGCTTGCTTAAGAAATATCGAATTTTCTGGTGGTGATATGCTAAATCTactagtattaatttttttaaatgaattgtCATTTGACAGCTCGTTAAATTTCTCGCTCGCTTGTGCATTTTTGTTGCTTGAATTTGGTAATGATGTAAACAAGGGTTAGATTAAGCATTTGTTGATGGTATGATTTTGAAAGATTAAAGGTCCAACCATGGAGGGGGAAAAGTTGCCGCGGATTTCCCGGAAAGGGATTCAGGAATATCTCAACAAAGAGATGCCTCATGTGGAGCTACAAAATATAACTGCTAAAGGATTGATAATCGATCATGCCCGTAAGGGATTTGTGCGCTGTACTTTCATCATACCGCCTTCTGCATCAGTTAAATTCTTAACTCTTCATCTAATATAATATTTCACTGCTATGTTTTTTTATCTGTACAACTATGATTTAAACCGAAGTTTTTTTTAGATAGTTCACAACTTAGGTTTCATTCCATTACTTTTTTATACATTAAAAACAAActcatatatataattgattaaaAATTGTTTCAAATATAATAGGATGCACATGGAAACTGGTAAGTGGGTGCAATTGCAACGATAGTTGACATCGTTGCATCAATAGCCATATGCACCGAAACTGCTATAATTCGAGGCAATGTCACAATGGATTACAACATTTCATATTATTCATCGGCTAAAATTCAAGTATATtcctaaaaactttaaaattccatttatatatataaacttttcgATGGTTTACCTATGTATATACATAAATTGCAGGAAGAAGTAGAGATAGTGGCAAAAGTTGTAGGGAACAAAGGAAAGCTTAACCCAACAAGAGTGGAGGTGAAGAAGAAAGACGATGGAGA
The genomic region above belongs to Gossypium hirsutum isolate 1008001.06 chromosome D05, Gossypium_hirsutum_v2.1, whole genome shotgun sequence and contains:
- the LOC107906151 gene encoding cytochrome c-type biogenesis CcmH-like mitochondrial protein, which translates into the protein MEIKDDEVKKAQVVEARARNISHNVRCTECGSQSIEDSQADIAILLRKLIRDEIRAGKSDKEIYKKLEEDYGETVLYAPKFDLQTAALWLSPLLVAGAAGGMWAYNKHRQKTNVHIMALNLVRGVPLTPKEKETMLDLLTPPPPQGVTPSSLWSRWRGW
- the LOC107906152 gene encoding uncharacterized protein, with product MEGEKLPRISRKGIQEYLNKEMPHVELQNITAKGLIIDHARKGFVRCTFIIPPSASEEVEIVAKVVGNKGKLNPTRVEVKKKDDGELIAIAKQWTASNEFRAPWINHPSKL